In a single window of the Nocardiopsis composta genome:
- a CDS encoding nuclear transport factor 2 family protein, with protein MRSRQEVMERVAEANAQFYGAIENGDIDAMHRVWAEEDDAPDLVCVNPGWPLLRGRAEILRAWALIMANVPYIQYVLTDTHIGVSGDVAMVTCEENVLTAEDDTPGFIAGGQVVTTNMFVHTAAGWRMWSHHASPVMPDEDEEDEQGSATEA; from the coding sequence GTGAGGTCCCGCCAGGAGGTCATGGAGCGCGTCGCGGAGGCCAACGCGCAGTTCTACGGGGCCATCGAGAACGGCGACATCGACGCGATGCACCGGGTGTGGGCGGAGGAGGACGACGCCCCGGACCTGGTGTGCGTCAACCCCGGCTGGCCGCTGCTGCGCGGCCGCGCGGAGATCCTCCGCGCCTGGGCGCTGATCATGGCGAACGTCCCCTACATCCAGTACGTGCTCACCGACACCCACATCGGGGTCAGCGGCGATGTGGCCATGGTGACCTGCGAGGAGAACGTGCTCACCGCGGAGGACGACACCCCCGGGTTCATCGCGGGGGGCCAGGTCGTCACCACCAACATGTTCGTGCACACCGCCGCGGGGTGGAGGATGTGGTCGCACCACGCCTCCCCGGTGATGCCGGACGAGGACGAGGAAGACGAGCAGGGGAGCGCGACCGAGGCATGA
- the folB gene encoding dihydroneopterin aldolase, whose protein sequence is MTADIGMDHLGDRIALRGLRAYGYHGVFAEERREGQYFTVDAVLDVDTAPAAASDDVADTVHYGELASKLVEVVTGEPVNLLETLAERLARVCLAGRGVRRAQVTVHKPEAPIPHEFDDVSVTIVRAR, encoded by the coding sequence ATGACCGCCGACATCGGAATGGACCATCTGGGCGACCGGATCGCGCTGCGCGGGCTGCGGGCCTACGGCTACCACGGGGTCTTCGCCGAGGAGCGCCGCGAGGGGCAGTACTTCACGGTGGACGCCGTCCTCGACGTGGACACCGCGCCCGCCGCCGCCAGCGACGACGTGGCCGACACGGTGCACTACGGCGAGCTCGCCTCCAAGCTGGTGGAGGTGGTCACCGGGGAGCCGGTGAACCTGCTGGAGACGCTGGCCGAGCGGCTGGCCCGGGTCTGCCTGGCCGGTCGGGGGGTGCGCCGCGCCCAGGTGACCGTGCACAAGCCCGAGGCGCCCATCCCGCACGAGTTCGACGACGTCTCCGTGACGATCGTGCGGGCCCGCTGA
- the folP gene encoding dihydropteroate synthase, producing the protein MVSPHFDLPGLPAKGRCLVMGVVNVTPDSFSDGGEWFDRGRAVEHGLRLAAEGADLVDVGGESTRPGAQRVSEEEELRRTAPVVRELARQGVAVSIDTMRARVADQAVQAGAVLVNDVSGGLADPSMARLVAGTGVAYVLMHWRGHSNDMEKRAVYADVAGEVHDELRMRMESVVGEGVDPGQIVLDPGLGFAKRPEHAHNWQLLAHLDRFDDLGRPLLIAGSRKRFLGRLLADAHGADRPFTESDDATLALTALSAAAGAWAVRVHDVRPNADAVRVAAAWQDGGAALKAGRGEPVGSLANGGTAPSSTPRSGQ; encoded by the coding sequence ATGGTGTCACCGCATTTCGATCTGCCGGGCCTCCCCGCCAAGGGGCGGTGCCTGGTCATGGGGGTGGTCAACGTCACCCCGGACTCCTTCTCCGACGGAGGGGAGTGGTTCGACCGCGGCCGCGCGGTCGAGCACGGGCTCCGCCTGGCCGCGGAGGGCGCCGACCTCGTCGACGTCGGCGGGGAGTCCACCCGCCCCGGCGCGCAGCGCGTCTCCGAGGAGGAGGAGCTGCGCCGCACCGCCCCGGTGGTGCGCGAACTCGCCCGGCAGGGCGTCGCGGTCAGCATCGACACCATGCGCGCCCGCGTCGCCGACCAGGCCGTCCAGGCGGGCGCGGTGCTCGTCAACGACGTCAGCGGCGGCCTGGCCGACCCGTCCATGGCCCGGCTGGTGGCCGGAACCGGGGTCGCCTACGTACTCATGCACTGGCGCGGGCACAGTAACGACATGGAGAAGCGCGCGGTCTACGCCGACGTCGCCGGAGAGGTCCACGACGAACTGCGCATGCGCATGGAGTCCGTGGTCGGCGAGGGCGTGGACCCCGGCCAGATCGTGCTCGACCCCGGGCTGGGGTTCGCCAAGAGACCCGAGCACGCGCACAACTGGCAGCTCCTCGCGCACCTCGACCGCTTCGACGATCTGGGACGCCCATTGCTGATCGCCGGCTCACGCAAACGCTTCCTCGGACGGCTCCTCGCCGACGCGCACGGCGCCGACCGCCCCTTCACCGAATCCGACGATGCGACCCTGGCCCTGACCGCCCTGTCCGCCGCCGCCGGCGCCTGGGCGGTCCGCGTGCACGACGTGCGCCCCAACGCCGACGCCGTCCGGGTGGCCGCCGCCTGGCAGGACGGCGGCGCCGCGCTGAAGGCCGGCCGCGGCGAGCCGGTCGGCTCCCTCGCCAACGGCGGCACCGCCCCCTCCTCGACCCCGCGGAGCGGCCAGTGA